Proteins from one Sabethes cyaneus chromosome 2, idSabCyanKW18_F2, whole genome shotgun sequence genomic window:
- the LOC128738235 gene encoding ninjurin-A-like isoform X1, with the protein MAAENNLDVESKSVVQLAPIAEEAIPNINTYQQKKNLAQGMMDLALVSANANQLRYVLESFTRHPYYYFSLIFILISLAIQIVVGIGLIMNSRYNVNDNHEICKANKINDMVTIGIFLITLVNILIPAFGIAPQAD; encoded by the exons ATGGCCGCAGAAAATAACCTTGACGTTGAATCCAAAAGCGTTGTG CAGCTTGCTCCGATAGCGGAAGAAGCGATTCCAAACATAAACACCTACCAGCAGAAGAAGAATTTGGCCCAGGGAATGATGGATCTGGCGTTGGTTTCCGCAAACGCTAATCAGTTGCGGTACGTGCTGGAGTCCTTCACGCGGCATCCCTACTACTACTTCAGTTTGATCTTCATTTTGATCAGCTTGGCGATTCAGATCGTCGTTGGCATAGGGCTAATCATGAACAGCCGCTACAATGTGAACGACAATCACGAGATCTGCAAGGCGAACAAAATTAACGATATGGTCACGATCGGGATTTTTCTGATAACACTCGTCAACATATTGATACCGGCTTTCGGAATAGCTCCGCAAGCCGATTGA
- the LOC128738235 gene encoding ninjurin-A-like isoform X2 codes for MAAENNLDVESKSVVLAPIAEEAIPNINTYQQKKNLAQGMMDLALVSANANQLRYVLESFTRHPYYYFSLIFILISLAIQIVVGIGLIMNSRYNVNDNHEICKANKINDMVTIGIFLITLVNILIPAFGIAPQAD; via the exons ATGGCCGCAGAAAATAACCTTGACGTTGAATCCAAAAGCGTTGTG CTTGCTCCGATAGCGGAAGAAGCGATTCCAAACATAAACACCTACCAGCAGAAGAAGAATTTGGCCCAGGGAATGATGGATCTGGCGTTGGTTTCCGCAAACGCTAATCAGTTGCGGTACGTGCTGGAGTCCTTCACGCGGCATCCCTACTACTACTTCAGTTTGATCTTCATTTTGATCAGCTTGGCGATTCAGATCGTCGTTGGCATAGGGCTAATCATGAACAGCCGCTACAATGTGAACGACAATCACGAGATCTGCAAGGCGAACAAAATTAACGATATGGTCACGATCGGGATTTTTCTGATAACACTCGTCAACATATTGATACCGGCTTTCGGAATAGCTCCGCAAGCCGATTGA